One genomic window of Elaeis guineensis isolate ETL-2024a chromosome 2, EG11, whole genome shotgun sequence includes the following:
- the LOC105033501 gene encoding homeobox protein HOX1A isoform X3 produces the protein MLYHMNGLVTSEKRSLFQKSLRMSFSCSCPRHAPAIIYFSSSAPFSHLYAGIENIFVHLHRKFAGGITLFRDGISLAVMLWALLVTATYLDFFLHQEQGLKSEGIENDSTEVGRADSNHVDSDKLTTLAEHDKSIKPNSQKADMKHGAKKNSKRTLQKGKKASQSLRGKRYFLRSSLDGVRVLRSMSKGKSKTPAESVTPPVNPTTKRRKRRGKVKGASKDEFSLTRKRVRYLLTRINYEQSLIDAYSSEGWKGQSLEKLRPEKELERAKSEILRCKLKIRDSFRCLDSLLSAGRLQESLFDSDGQICSEDIFCAKCSSKDLSVDNDIILCDGACDRGFHQKCLDPPLLSENIPSGDEGWLCPACDCKVDCIDLLSEFQGSSDLSIEDSWEKVFPEAAAIANSDKQYDLSNLPSDDSEDDNYDPDVLEVDTEDHMEESSSEEDHEEQSSSEESYFTYSSEDSGPSEKRKHYEDIGLSSDDSEDDDYDPEGPDPDKEIQKESSGSDESDFTSDSDDFCAELSKSGGTDEVSASSLPNLKPLEPSGEGERVSDRNENATNSEQPSMLEPDPSQKNALPVSGKRQRDRLDYKKLYDETYGKASSDSSDDEDWSDKNALKKGKKDDHVEETDVLKARSKSTENYRSSGRAKRKATVENIVTKSDLVQKQVLLATSEDTPKKAYQQKLQSASLHHTQKHDDPWEPDSNGDGATTSVQRRFDPVVTQVL, from the exons GTCCTTTTCCTGCTCTTGTCCACGACATGCACCTGCAATAATATACTTCAGCTCATCTGCACCATTTTCGCACCTATATGCTGGGATTGAGAACATATTTGTGCATTTGCACAGAAAATTTGCAG GTGGCATCACATTGTTTCGTGATGGAATAAGTCTAGCTGTTATGTTGTGGGCCTTACTGGTAACAGCAACATATCTGGATTTCTTTTT GCATCAGGAGCAAGGGCTGAAATCTGAAGGTATAGAAAATGATTCTACAGAAGTTGGGCGTGCAGACTCCAACCATGTTGATTCTGACAAATTGACTACCCTAGCTGAGCATGATAAAAGCATCAAACCAAATTCTCAAAAGGCAGATATGAAGCATGGTGCAAAAAAGAACTCAAAAAGAACATTGCAGAAGGGAAAGAAGGCTTCTCAAAGTCTGAGAGGCAAAAGATATTTCTTAAGATCTTCACTGGATGGTGTTAGAGTTCTACGATCAATGTCAAAGGGGAAAAGCAAGACTCCTGCTGAGTCAGTAACTCCCCCTGTAAATCCaacaacaaaaagaagaaaaaggaggggaaAAGTAAAGGGAGCTTCAAAAGATGAATTTTCACTAACTAGGAAACGTGTAAGGTACTTGTTGACACGGATAAACTATGAGCAAAGCTTGATTGATGCATATTCTAGTGAAGGATGGAAAGGTCAAAG CTTGGAAAAGCTCAGGCCTGAGAAGGAGCTTGAACGAGCCAAGTCTGAAATTTTACGCTGCAAATTGAAAATTCGTGACTCATTTCGGTGTCTAGACTCCTTGCTTTCTGCGGGCAGGCTTCAGGAATCTTTATTTGATTCTGATGGACAAATTTGCAGTGAGGAT ATATTTTGTGCCAAATGTAGTTCGAAAGACTTATCAGTTGATAATGATATCATACTTTGCGACGGTGCTTGTGATAGAGGGTTTCACCAAAAGTGTTTGGATCCCCCACTTCTGAGTGAAAACA TTCCTTCTGGAGACGAAGGATGGTTGTGTCCTGCATGTGATTGCAAGGTAGATTGCATTGACTTGCTGAGTGAATTTCAGGGAAGTAGTGACCTGTCAATTGAGGACTCGTGGGAG AAAGTTTTTCCTGAAGCAGCTGCTATTGCAAATAGTGACAAGCAATATGATTTATCCAATCTCCCGTCAGATGATTCGGAGGACGACAACTATGATCCTGATGTACTGGAAGTTGATACAGAAGATCATATGGAAGAATCTAGTTCTGAAGAAGATCATGAAGAACAATCAAGTTCTGAAGAATCATATTTTACCTACTCATCTGAGGATTCAGGGCCTTCAGAGAAGAGAAAACATTACGAGGATATTGGATTATCCTCTGATGATTCAGAAGATGATGATTATGACCCTGAGGGTCCAGATCCTGATAAGGAAATCCAGAAGGAAAGTTCAGGTTCGGATGAATCAGACTTCACGTCGGATTCTGATGACTTCTGTGCTGAGCTTAGCAAGAGTGGAGGTACTGATGAAGTTTCAGCTTCTTCATTACCAAATCTCAAGCCATTAGAACCTTCTGGTGAAGGAGAACGTGTGAGTGATAGAAATGAAAATGCAACAAATTCTGAGCAACCTTCCATGTTGGAGCCAGACCCGAGCCAAAAGAATGCCTTACCTGTGTCAGGAAAAAGGCAGCGTGATCGTTTAGATTACAAGAAGCTATATGAT GAGACTTATGGTAAAGCATCTTCTGATTCAAGTGATGATGAAGACTGGTCTGATAAGAATGCActgaaaaaaggaaagaaagatgaCCATGTAGAAGAGACTGATGTATTAAAGGCAAGATCTAAATCTACCGAGAATTACAGAAGCTCTGGGAGGGCCAAGAGAAAGGCTACAGTGGAAAACATTGTAACAAAGTCAGATTTAGTTCAAAAGCAAGTTTTACTTGCAACGAGTGAAGATACTCCCAAAAAAGCATATCAACAAAAGCTGCAATCTGCTTCTCTGCATCACACGCAAAAGCATGATGATCCTTGGGAGCCTGATTCTAATGGAGATGGGGCAACTACTTCTGTTCAAAGGCGTTTTGATCCAGTAGTCACTCAG GTTCTATAA
- the LOC105033501 gene encoding homeobox protein HOX1A isoform X4 — protein sequence MKHGAKKNSKRTLQKGKKASQSLRGKRYFLRSSLDGVRVLRSMSKGKSKTPAESVTPPVNPTTKRRKRRGKVKGASKDEFSLTRKRVRYLLTRINYEQSLIDAYSSEGWKGQSLEKLRPEKELERAKSEILRCKLKIRDSFRCLDSLLSAGRLQESLFDSDGQICSEDIFCAKCSSKDLSVDNDIILCDGACDRGFHQKCLDPPLLSENIPSGDEGWLCPACDCKVDCIDLLSEFQGSSDLSIEDSWEKVFPEAAAIANSDKQYDLSNLPSDDSEDDNYDPDVLEVDTEDHMEESSSEEDHEEQSSSEESYFTYSSEDSGPSEKRKHYEDIGLSSDDSEDDDYDPEGPDPDKEIQKESSGSDESDFTSDSDDFCAELSKSGGTDEVSASSLPNLKPLEPSGEGERVSDRNENATNSEQPSMLEPDPSQKNALPVSGKRQRDRLDYKKLYDETYGKASSDSSDDEDWSDKNALKKGKKDDHVEETDVLKARSKSTENYRSSGRAKRKATVENIVTKSDLVQKQVLLATSEDTPKKAYQQKLQSASLHHTQKHDDPWEPDSNGDGATTSVQRRFDPVVTQKLHDSFKENQYPSRETKERLAIELGMTSRQIGKWFENARHSMRVSAKEANHAVVSTPEEGTSSTKAKGNNDKPDKGELGITLAMEAKGKNLLEKEMMRLELDVTPAVEKKGKIHRRITGRKQ from the exons ATGAAGCATGGTGCAAAAAAGAACTCAAAAAGAACATTGCAGAAGGGAAAGAAGGCTTCTCAAAGTCTGAGAGGCAAAAGATATTTCTTAAGATCTTCACTGGATGGTGTTAGAGTTCTACGATCAATGTCAAAGGGGAAAAGCAAGACTCCTGCTGAGTCAGTAACTCCCCCTGTAAATCCaacaacaaaaagaagaaaaaggaggggaaAAGTAAAGGGAGCTTCAAAAGATGAATTTTCACTAACTAGGAAACGTGTAAGGTACTTGTTGACACGGATAAACTATGAGCAAAGCTTGATTGATGCATATTCTAGTGAAGGATGGAAAGGTCAAAG CTTGGAAAAGCTCAGGCCTGAGAAGGAGCTTGAACGAGCCAAGTCTGAAATTTTACGCTGCAAATTGAAAATTCGTGACTCATTTCGGTGTCTAGACTCCTTGCTTTCTGCGGGCAGGCTTCAGGAATCTTTATTTGATTCTGATGGACAAATTTGCAGTGAGGAT ATATTTTGTGCCAAATGTAGTTCGAAAGACTTATCAGTTGATAATGATATCATACTTTGCGACGGTGCTTGTGATAGAGGGTTTCACCAAAAGTGTTTGGATCCCCCACTTCTGAGTGAAAACA TTCCTTCTGGAGACGAAGGATGGTTGTGTCCTGCATGTGATTGCAAGGTAGATTGCATTGACTTGCTGAGTGAATTTCAGGGAAGTAGTGACCTGTCAATTGAGGACTCGTGGGAG AAAGTTTTTCCTGAAGCAGCTGCTATTGCAAATAGTGACAAGCAATATGATTTATCCAATCTCCCGTCAGATGATTCGGAGGACGACAACTATGATCCTGATGTACTGGAAGTTGATACAGAAGATCATATGGAAGAATCTAGTTCTGAAGAAGATCATGAAGAACAATCAAGTTCTGAAGAATCATATTTTACCTACTCATCTGAGGATTCAGGGCCTTCAGAGAAGAGAAAACATTACGAGGATATTGGATTATCCTCTGATGATTCAGAAGATGATGATTATGACCCTGAGGGTCCAGATCCTGATAAGGAAATCCAGAAGGAAAGTTCAGGTTCGGATGAATCAGACTTCACGTCGGATTCTGATGACTTCTGTGCTGAGCTTAGCAAGAGTGGAGGTACTGATGAAGTTTCAGCTTCTTCATTACCAAATCTCAAGCCATTAGAACCTTCTGGTGAAGGAGAACGTGTGAGTGATAGAAATGAAAATGCAACAAATTCTGAGCAACCTTCCATGTTGGAGCCAGACCCGAGCCAAAAGAATGCCTTACCTGTGTCAGGAAAAAGGCAGCGTGATCGTTTAGATTACAAGAAGCTATATGAT GAGACTTATGGTAAAGCATCTTCTGATTCAAGTGATGATGAAGACTGGTCTGATAAGAATGCActgaaaaaaggaaagaaagatgaCCATGTAGAAGAGACTGATGTATTAAAGGCAAGATCTAAATCTACCGAGAATTACAGAAGCTCTGGGAGGGCCAAGAGAAAGGCTACAGTGGAAAACATTGTAACAAAGTCAGATTTAGTTCAAAAGCAAGTTTTACTTGCAACGAGTGAAGATACTCCCAAAAAAGCATATCAACAAAAGCTGCAATCTGCTTCTCTGCATCACACGCAAAAGCATGATGATCCTTGGGAGCCTGATTCTAATGGAGATGGGGCAACTACTTCTGTTCAAAGGCGTTTTGATCCAGTAGTCACTCAG AAACTTCATGATTCCTTCAAAGAAAACCAATATCCTAGCCGGGAGACAAAAGAAAGGCTAGCAATAGAACTTGGGATGACCAGTCGACAG ATCGGTAAATGGTTCGAGAATGCACGCCATAGCATGCGAGTGTCTGCCAAGGAAGCCAATCATGCGGTAGTCTCTACTCCTGAAGAAGGCACCAGCTCAACCAAGGCTAAAGGAAACAACGACAAGCCTGACAAGGGGGAGTTAGGAATTACGCTAGCAATGGAAGCAAAGGGAAAAAATCTGTTGGAGAAAGAAATGATGAGGTTGGAGCTGGACGTGACACCAGCAGTGGAGAAAAAAGGAAAGATACACAGGAGAATAACCGGAAGAAAGCAATAG
- the LOC105033501 gene encoding homeobox protein HOX1A isoform X1, which yields MLYHMNGLVTSEKRSLFQKSLRMSFSCSCPRHAPAIIYFSSSAPFSHLYAGIENIFVHLHRKFAGGITLFRDGISLAVMLWALLVTATYLDFFLHQEQGLKSEGIENDSTEVGRADSNHVDSDKLTTLAEHDKSIKPNSQKADMKHGAKKNSKRTLQKGKKASQSLRGKRYFLRSSLDGVRVLRSMSKGKSKTPAESVTPPVNPTTKRRKRRGKVKGASKDEFSLTRKRVRYLLTRINYEQSLIDAYSSEGWKGQSLEKLRPEKELERAKSEILRCKLKIRDSFRCLDSLLSAGRLQESLFDSDGQICSEDIFCAKCSSKDLSVDNDIILCDGACDRGFHQKCLDPPLLSENIPSGDEGWLCPACDCKVDCIDLLSEFQGSSDLSIEDSWEKVFPEAAAIANSDKQYDLSNLPSDDSEDDNYDPDVLEVDTEDHMEESSSEEDHEEQSSSEESYFTYSSEDSGPSEKRKHYEDIGLSSDDSEDDDYDPEGPDPDKEIQKESSGSDESDFTSDSDDFCAELSKSGGTDEVSASSLPNLKPLEPSGEGERVSDRNENATNSEQPSMLEPDPSQKNALPVSGKRQRDRLDYKKLYDETYGKASSDSSDDEDWSDKNALKKGKKDDHVEETDVLKARSKSTENYRSSGRAKRKATVENIVTKSDLVQKQVLLATSEDTPKKAYQQKLQSASLHHTQKHDDPWEPDSNGDGATTSVQRRFDPVVTQKLHDSFKENQYPSRETKERLAIELGMTSRQIGKWFENARHSMRVSAKEANHAVVSTPEEGTSSTKAKGNNDKPDKGELGITLAMEAKGKNLLEKEMMRLELDVTPAVEKKGKIHRRITGRKQ from the exons GTCCTTTTCCTGCTCTTGTCCACGACATGCACCTGCAATAATATACTTCAGCTCATCTGCACCATTTTCGCACCTATATGCTGGGATTGAGAACATATTTGTGCATTTGCACAGAAAATTTGCAG GTGGCATCACATTGTTTCGTGATGGAATAAGTCTAGCTGTTATGTTGTGGGCCTTACTGGTAACAGCAACATATCTGGATTTCTTTTT GCATCAGGAGCAAGGGCTGAAATCTGAAGGTATAGAAAATGATTCTACAGAAGTTGGGCGTGCAGACTCCAACCATGTTGATTCTGACAAATTGACTACCCTAGCTGAGCATGATAAAAGCATCAAACCAAATTCTCAAAAGGCAGATATGAAGCATGGTGCAAAAAAGAACTCAAAAAGAACATTGCAGAAGGGAAAGAAGGCTTCTCAAAGTCTGAGAGGCAAAAGATATTTCTTAAGATCTTCACTGGATGGTGTTAGAGTTCTACGATCAATGTCAAAGGGGAAAAGCAAGACTCCTGCTGAGTCAGTAACTCCCCCTGTAAATCCaacaacaaaaagaagaaaaaggaggggaaAAGTAAAGGGAGCTTCAAAAGATGAATTTTCACTAACTAGGAAACGTGTAAGGTACTTGTTGACACGGATAAACTATGAGCAAAGCTTGATTGATGCATATTCTAGTGAAGGATGGAAAGGTCAAAG CTTGGAAAAGCTCAGGCCTGAGAAGGAGCTTGAACGAGCCAAGTCTGAAATTTTACGCTGCAAATTGAAAATTCGTGACTCATTTCGGTGTCTAGACTCCTTGCTTTCTGCGGGCAGGCTTCAGGAATCTTTATTTGATTCTGATGGACAAATTTGCAGTGAGGAT ATATTTTGTGCCAAATGTAGTTCGAAAGACTTATCAGTTGATAATGATATCATACTTTGCGACGGTGCTTGTGATAGAGGGTTTCACCAAAAGTGTTTGGATCCCCCACTTCTGAGTGAAAACA TTCCTTCTGGAGACGAAGGATGGTTGTGTCCTGCATGTGATTGCAAGGTAGATTGCATTGACTTGCTGAGTGAATTTCAGGGAAGTAGTGACCTGTCAATTGAGGACTCGTGGGAG AAAGTTTTTCCTGAAGCAGCTGCTATTGCAAATAGTGACAAGCAATATGATTTATCCAATCTCCCGTCAGATGATTCGGAGGACGACAACTATGATCCTGATGTACTGGAAGTTGATACAGAAGATCATATGGAAGAATCTAGTTCTGAAGAAGATCATGAAGAACAATCAAGTTCTGAAGAATCATATTTTACCTACTCATCTGAGGATTCAGGGCCTTCAGAGAAGAGAAAACATTACGAGGATATTGGATTATCCTCTGATGATTCAGAAGATGATGATTATGACCCTGAGGGTCCAGATCCTGATAAGGAAATCCAGAAGGAAAGTTCAGGTTCGGATGAATCAGACTTCACGTCGGATTCTGATGACTTCTGTGCTGAGCTTAGCAAGAGTGGAGGTACTGATGAAGTTTCAGCTTCTTCATTACCAAATCTCAAGCCATTAGAACCTTCTGGTGAAGGAGAACGTGTGAGTGATAGAAATGAAAATGCAACAAATTCTGAGCAACCTTCCATGTTGGAGCCAGACCCGAGCCAAAAGAATGCCTTACCTGTGTCAGGAAAAAGGCAGCGTGATCGTTTAGATTACAAGAAGCTATATGAT GAGACTTATGGTAAAGCATCTTCTGATTCAAGTGATGATGAAGACTGGTCTGATAAGAATGCActgaaaaaaggaaagaaagatgaCCATGTAGAAGAGACTGATGTATTAAAGGCAAGATCTAAATCTACCGAGAATTACAGAAGCTCTGGGAGGGCCAAGAGAAAGGCTACAGTGGAAAACATTGTAACAAAGTCAGATTTAGTTCAAAAGCAAGTTTTACTTGCAACGAGTGAAGATACTCCCAAAAAAGCATATCAACAAAAGCTGCAATCTGCTTCTCTGCATCACACGCAAAAGCATGATGATCCTTGGGAGCCTGATTCTAATGGAGATGGGGCAACTACTTCTGTTCAAAGGCGTTTTGATCCAGTAGTCACTCAG AAACTTCATGATTCCTTCAAAGAAAACCAATATCCTAGCCGGGAGACAAAAGAAAGGCTAGCAATAGAACTTGGGATGACCAGTCGACAG ATCGGTAAATGGTTCGAGAATGCACGCCATAGCATGCGAGTGTCTGCCAAGGAAGCCAATCATGCGGTAGTCTCTACTCCTGAAGAAGGCACCAGCTCAACCAAGGCTAAAGGAAACAACGACAAGCCTGACAAGGGGGAGTTAGGAATTACGCTAGCAATGGAAGCAAAGGGAAAAAATCTGTTGGAGAAAGAAATGATGAGGTTGGAGCTGGACGTGACACCAGCAGTGGAGAAAAAAGGAAAGATACACAGGAGAATAACCGGAAGAAAGCAATAG
- the LOC105033501 gene encoding homeobox protein HOX1A isoform X2, translating to MLWALLVTATYLDFFLHQEQGLKSEGIENDSTEVGRADSNHVDSDKLTTLAEHDKSIKPNSQKADMKHGAKKNSKRTLQKGKKASQSLRGKRYFLRSSLDGVRVLRSMSKGKSKTPAESVTPPVNPTTKRRKRRGKVKGASKDEFSLTRKRVRYLLTRINYEQSLIDAYSSEGWKGQSLEKLRPEKELERAKSEILRCKLKIRDSFRCLDSLLSAGRLQESLFDSDGQICSEDIFCAKCSSKDLSVDNDIILCDGACDRGFHQKCLDPPLLSENIPSGDEGWLCPACDCKVDCIDLLSEFQGSSDLSIEDSWEKVFPEAAAIANSDKQYDLSNLPSDDSEDDNYDPDVLEVDTEDHMEESSSEEDHEEQSSSEESYFTYSSEDSGPSEKRKHYEDIGLSSDDSEDDDYDPEGPDPDKEIQKESSGSDESDFTSDSDDFCAELSKSGGTDEVSASSLPNLKPLEPSGEGERVSDRNENATNSEQPSMLEPDPSQKNALPVSGKRQRDRLDYKKLYDETYGKASSDSSDDEDWSDKNALKKGKKDDHVEETDVLKARSKSTENYRSSGRAKRKATVENIVTKSDLVQKQVLLATSEDTPKKAYQQKLQSASLHHTQKHDDPWEPDSNGDGATTSVQRRFDPVVTQKLHDSFKENQYPSRETKERLAIELGMTSRQIGKWFENARHSMRVSAKEANHAVVSTPEEGTSSTKAKGNNDKPDKGELGITLAMEAKGKNLLEKEMMRLELDVTPAVEKKGKIHRRITGRKQ from the exons ATGTTGTGGGCCTTACTGGTAACAGCAACATATCTGGATTTCTTTTT GCATCAGGAGCAAGGGCTGAAATCTGAAGGTATAGAAAATGATTCTACAGAAGTTGGGCGTGCAGACTCCAACCATGTTGATTCTGACAAATTGACTACCCTAGCTGAGCATGATAAAAGCATCAAACCAAATTCTCAAAAGGCAGATATGAAGCATGGTGCAAAAAAGAACTCAAAAAGAACATTGCAGAAGGGAAAGAAGGCTTCTCAAAGTCTGAGAGGCAAAAGATATTTCTTAAGATCTTCACTGGATGGTGTTAGAGTTCTACGATCAATGTCAAAGGGGAAAAGCAAGACTCCTGCTGAGTCAGTAACTCCCCCTGTAAATCCaacaacaaaaagaagaaaaaggaggggaaAAGTAAAGGGAGCTTCAAAAGATGAATTTTCACTAACTAGGAAACGTGTAAGGTACTTGTTGACACGGATAAACTATGAGCAAAGCTTGATTGATGCATATTCTAGTGAAGGATGGAAAGGTCAAAG CTTGGAAAAGCTCAGGCCTGAGAAGGAGCTTGAACGAGCCAAGTCTGAAATTTTACGCTGCAAATTGAAAATTCGTGACTCATTTCGGTGTCTAGACTCCTTGCTTTCTGCGGGCAGGCTTCAGGAATCTTTATTTGATTCTGATGGACAAATTTGCAGTGAGGAT ATATTTTGTGCCAAATGTAGTTCGAAAGACTTATCAGTTGATAATGATATCATACTTTGCGACGGTGCTTGTGATAGAGGGTTTCACCAAAAGTGTTTGGATCCCCCACTTCTGAGTGAAAACA TTCCTTCTGGAGACGAAGGATGGTTGTGTCCTGCATGTGATTGCAAGGTAGATTGCATTGACTTGCTGAGTGAATTTCAGGGAAGTAGTGACCTGTCAATTGAGGACTCGTGGGAG AAAGTTTTTCCTGAAGCAGCTGCTATTGCAAATAGTGACAAGCAATATGATTTATCCAATCTCCCGTCAGATGATTCGGAGGACGACAACTATGATCCTGATGTACTGGAAGTTGATACAGAAGATCATATGGAAGAATCTAGTTCTGAAGAAGATCATGAAGAACAATCAAGTTCTGAAGAATCATATTTTACCTACTCATCTGAGGATTCAGGGCCTTCAGAGAAGAGAAAACATTACGAGGATATTGGATTATCCTCTGATGATTCAGAAGATGATGATTATGACCCTGAGGGTCCAGATCCTGATAAGGAAATCCAGAAGGAAAGTTCAGGTTCGGATGAATCAGACTTCACGTCGGATTCTGATGACTTCTGTGCTGAGCTTAGCAAGAGTGGAGGTACTGATGAAGTTTCAGCTTCTTCATTACCAAATCTCAAGCCATTAGAACCTTCTGGTGAAGGAGAACGTGTGAGTGATAGAAATGAAAATGCAACAAATTCTGAGCAACCTTCCATGTTGGAGCCAGACCCGAGCCAAAAGAATGCCTTACCTGTGTCAGGAAAAAGGCAGCGTGATCGTTTAGATTACAAGAAGCTATATGAT GAGACTTATGGTAAAGCATCTTCTGATTCAAGTGATGATGAAGACTGGTCTGATAAGAATGCActgaaaaaaggaaagaaagatgaCCATGTAGAAGAGACTGATGTATTAAAGGCAAGATCTAAATCTACCGAGAATTACAGAAGCTCTGGGAGGGCCAAGAGAAAGGCTACAGTGGAAAACATTGTAACAAAGTCAGATTTAGTTCAAAAGCAAGTTTTACTTGCAACGAGTGAAGATACTCCCAAAAAAGCATATCAACAAAAGCTGCAATCTGCTTCTCTGCATCACACGCAAAAGCATGATGATCCTTGGGAGCCTGATTCTAATGGAGATGGGGCAACTACTTCTGTTCAAAGGCGTTTTGATCCAGTAGTCACTCAG AAACTTCATGATTCCTTCAAAGAAAACCAATATCCTAGCCGGGAGACAAAAGAAAGGCTAGCAATAGAACTTGGGATGACCAGTCGACAG ATCGGTAAATGGTTCGAGAATGCACGCCATAGCATGCGAGTGTCTGCCAAGGAAGCCAATCATGCGGTAGTCTCTACTCCTGAAGAAGGCACCAGCTCAACCAAGGCTAAAGGAAACAACGACAAGCCTGACAAGGGGGAGTTAGGAATTACGCTAGCAATGGAAGCAAAGGGAAAAAATCTGTTGGAGAAAGAAATGATGAGGTTGGAGCTGGACGTGACACCAGCAGTGGAGAAAAAAGGAAAGATACACAGGAGAATAACCGGAAGAAAGCAATAG